Proteins encoded together in one Benincasa hispida cultivar B227 chromosome 1, ASM972705v1, whole genome shotgun sequence window:
- the LOC120072498 gene encoding biogenesis of lysosome-related organelles complex 1 subunit 2: MAQKEEQPPNRDELAESLNEFFTSVSEMIKSDLLGSSNQLALLERMNLRVAEEYKGFGDVASGMRVFVEQLKSKSGGFDEYIHQIEKIEHQVTEFEAVISMLDKHVSMLESKVLSVCQNTP, encoded by the exons ATGGCCCAGAAAGAGGAGCAACCACCGAACAGGGACGAGCTTGCCGAGTCGCTTAACGAATTCTTCACCAGCGTATCCGAAATGATCAAATCGGACCTTCTT GGATCAAGTAATCAGCTGGCACTTTTAGAGAGAATGAACCTCAGGGTGGCAGAAGAGTATAAAGGCTTTGGGGATGTGGCTTCTGGAATGAGGGTTTTTGTGGAGCAACTAAAATCAAAGAGTGGTGGGTTTGATGAGTATATACACCAAATTGAGAAAATAGAACATCAGGTGACTGAATTTGAAGCTGTAATTTCAATGCTTGATAAACATGTTTCCATGTTGGAGTCTAAAGTGTTGTCTGTTTGTCAAAACACGCCTTAA